The region AAAAATAGTAAAAAAGAGGAGTCCTCTTCATCCTCTATACCTGAAAAAATTGGCCCCTACCAGGTAGAAAGTTTATTAAATAAAGGTGGTATGAGCGTCTTATACCTTGGCATCAATCCTGACACCCATGAACCACTCACCATCAAGGTACTACCCTCTCAATACCTCTCACATCCAGAACTTGTCAGCAGGTTTTTGCAAGAATCTGAAATTATCGAAATGACCAACCATCCAAATATTGTAAAACTCTATGGTCAAGGTAAGTGGGAAGGTGGTCTGTACATCGCCATGGAATTTATCCAAGGCATATCTCTTAGGCAAATGATCCTACAAAATTCTCTTACTCTAAAACGCTCTCTTGAAATCGTCTTGCAAATCGGCTATGCCCTTTTCCATCTTCATGCTCATGGTGTCATCCACAGAGACTTAAAGCCAGAAAATATACTTCTTACAGAATCTGGAGGAGTAAAAGTCATTGATTTTGGCATTGCACAACTCCATGAAGATGTCAACCATCAAGAACATTCTGAAAAAAAACGCATGATGGGCACACCTATTTATATGAGTCCAGAGCAAAAACTAGACCCCTCAAAAGTGTCTTATTCCTCCGATATTTATTCTCTTGGAATTATTACTTATGAACTTGTTCTTGGCAAATTAAGCCACGGCGTCATTCACCTCTCTCTATTACCCATTAACATCCAAAAAATATTAAGCAAAGCTCTACAACCAAATCCGGAGGCTCGCTATCAAGATATTGTCGACTTCATCACAGACCTTTCTAACTATATGGAGTCTGAATCTTTTGAAAAAGATGTTGGAAAAAGTGATTACACAAGTGAGCTTTTTGAAGAGTTAAAAGCGGCGCAATCCCTCTTTCTTCCTCCAGCTCCTCCCAGCTGGTCAAAAGTCGATATTGGCCTTGTAAATAGTAATACACTCTCTCTTCTTCCGGTGTACTACGATTTTATAGAACTTGAAGAGGGTAATTTAGCTGTTTTACTTGCAGAGCCCTCCTCAAAGGGTGCATCTGCCCTCTTATATACAGCTCTTCTAAAAGGAATGGTCTTGTCATTAAAACATCTACTCTCTGAACCTGCAAAACTTATTGAGCGTCTAAACAGCATGCTGGTACAACAATTTACAGATCATCTCTTTGTAATGAGCATTCTCATTCTTAAACCAGCCAAGCATCAACTGCGCTTTATTTCATGCGGGTTTGGTGCTCTTTGGCACTTACCATCTGGTCTAAACAAAGCAAGGCGTCTTGGCACAGACAATATTGCTCTTGGAATCACACAAGATGCTACATTTGTGGAAGTAAACAGTAATTGGAATGTGGGTGATCGCTTGCTTCTTCACACCTTCAAAGCTCTTTCTAATAAAAGCGCACAAGCAGGTCTCAACGAAGAAGACTTTCAACAAGCCCTCATGGATACTCTTTATCTATCTCCTCAAAAACAAGTAGAAGCAATTCTTCGCAAAATGACCCCCGCCTCTAAAAAATCCATTGATGAGGTTCCCCTTACCCTTATCAGCCTATCTCGTAAACTATAAAAAGGAATATATCATGAGTTTTGGAGAAATCTTTAGACAAGAACAAACTCAAGATTATTGGAACCGCCACTTAATAGACTTGGAGGCAGGACTTGTTTATGAAAAACGCTGGTCTTCTGAAGCTTTACATAAATTCATTTCTACTATCAATGAAACCATCCAAACAATTTCCCTAGAAGGACAAGGAGCTAGTTATTCTTACACCTCTCCAGAAAGCTCTTCTCTAACTATTCGTAATCTAGAAATGATCAATGCAATTGCAGCGCAGCGTTTGGAAACTGACGAACATATTAACACCGACGCTTTACAAGACCCACAAGTTTTACAGGCATTAGAAAAGGCTTTAATGCCTAAACAAGTAAAAGTTACTTTTAATAAACTAAATACCGAAACAGGAAAAAAAGAAATTGTTGAGTGCGAATTTAACGAAATCGTAGTGGAAGAATACTTTCCTGAGTTTTTAGAACTTAGTACAAAAAATACATCGCAAACACTCCACCTAGATTCTACAAGGGGCCCAGAAGAGCAAGAAGAATTTTATTCAGAAGAAGATTTTAGACAATTCTTTAAAGCCTTAGAAACAGAACGCTTTCCTGTTTGTTCAAACATAACAACAGCTATGCATGTAGCCGAACTTCTCAACCGTTACAATATTAAAGGAAAACACATAGAACCAATTCTCAAGGTATTTAGAGCCTTTTTTATTTTCCATCCAGAGCTAACAGAAGAAGAACTTGCTCTTTCACCAGAAGAACAAGTTAAGTGCATCCAAGCAAAACATGGGAAATTTCTTGCTGACCAAGAAGAGATAACACAACATCTCTTT is a window of Chlamydiales bacterium DNA encoding:
- a CDS encoding protein kinase, whose amino-acid sequence is MTTPDFFKQDTIVEGLTKNSKKEESSSSSIPEKIGPYQVESLLNKGGMSVLYLGINPDTHEPLTIKVLPSQYLSHPELVSRFLQESEIIEMTNHPNIVKLYGQGKWEGGLYIAMEFIQGISLRQMILQNSLTLKRSLEIVLQIGYALFHLHAHGVIHRDLKPENILLTESGGVKVIDFGIAQLHEDVNHQEHSEKKRMMGTPIYMSPEQKLDPSKVSYSSDIYSLGIITYELVLGKLSHGVIHLSLLPINIQKILSKALQPNPEARYQDIVDFITDLSNYMESESFEKDVGKSDYTSELFEELKAAQSLFLPPAPPSWSKVDIGLVNSNTLSLLPVYYDFIELEEGNLAVLLAEPSSKGASALLYTALLKGMVLSLKHLLSEPAKLIERLNSMLVQQFTDHLFVMSILILKPAKHQLRFISCGFGALWHLPSGLNKARRLGTDNIALGITQDATFVEVNSNWNVGDRLLLHTFKALSNKSAQAGLNEEDFQQALMDTLYLSPQKQVEAILRKMTPASKKSIDEVPLTLISLSRKL